In Janthinobacterium rivuli, a single genomic region encodes these proteins:
- a CDS encoding ABC transporter ATP-binding protein, with the protein MAGLKLAGLKKAYGDVQTLHGIDLEIADGEFMVFVGPSGCGKSTLLRSICGLEEISGGDLYIGKTRMNDVPPAKRGIAMVFQSYALYPHMSVAQNMAFGLKLAGMNKVQIADAVQRAAQILRIEPLLERKPKDLSGGQRQRVAIGRAIVRKPDVFLFDEPLSNLDASLRVQMRIELANLHRELRSTMIYVTHDQVEAMTLADRIVVLNAGRIEQVGAPLELYHHPANLFVAGFLGSPRMNFLKGKIHSYADGVATIATNAGGMLQAVLTQPLASGTPVTVGARPEHVQACAPGATAALTATVQAVEKLGDISYLYVQVAGGDEPLVVRADAETDWAIGQSVALQVAPARVHVFDEHGQTRT; encoded by the coding sequence ATGGCTGGACTGAAATTAGCAGGGCTGAAAAAGGCATATGGCGACGTGCAAACCCTGCACGGCATCGACCTGGAGATCGCGGACGGCGAATTCATGGTCTTCGTGGGCCCGTCGGGTTGCGGCAAATCCACCTTGCTGCGCAGCATCTGCGGCCTGGAAGAAATCAGCGGCGGCGACTTGTATATCGGCAAGACCCGCATGAACGACGTGCCGCCCGCCAAGCGCGGCATCGCCATGGTCTTCCAGAGCTACGCCCTGTACCCGCACATGAGCGTGGCGCAAAACATGGCCTTCGGCCTGAAACTGGCCGGCATGAACAAGGTGCAGATCGCCGACGCCGTGCAGCGCGCCGCGCAAATCCTGCGCATCGAACCTTTGCTGGAACGCAAACCAAAAGACTTGTCGGGCGGCCAGCGCCAGCGCGTGGCCATCGGCCGCGCCATCGTGCGCAAACCCGACGTTTTCCTGTTCGACGAACCGCTGTCGAACCTCGACGCATCGCTGCGCGTGCAGATGCGCATCGAACTGGCGAACTTGCACCGCGAATTGCGCTCGACCATGATTTACGTCACGCATGACCAAGTCGAAGCGATGACCCTGGCCGACCGCATCGTCGTGCTCAACGCGGGCCGCATCGAGCAAGTGGGCGCACCGCTGGAGCTGTACCACCACCCGGCCAACCTGTTCGTGGCAGGCTTCCTCGGTTCGCCGCGCATGAACTTCCTCAAAGGCAAGATCCACAGCTATGCCGACGGCGTGGCCACCATCGCCACCAACGCGGGCGGCATGCTGCAGGCCGTGTTGACGCAGCCATTGGCCAGCGGTACCCCCGTCACCGTCGGCGCGCGTCCCGAGCACGTGCAAGCGTGCGCGCCCGGCGCCACAGCCGCTCTCACGGCCACCGTGCAGGCGGTGGAAAAACTGGGCGACATCAGCTATCTGTATGTGCAGGTAGCGGGCGGCGACGAGCCGCTGGTGGTGCGCGCCGATGCGGAAACGGACTGGGCCATTGGCCAGTCCGTGGCGCTGCAAGTGGCGCCGGCCCGCGTCCACGTGTTCGACGAGCATGGCCAGACCCGTACCTGA
- a CDS encoding alpha-amylase family glycosyl hydrolase — MPTIQNNLAHLPADWWRSAVIYQVYPRSFLDSNGDGIGDLPGITSKLAYIAALGADIVWISPFFTSPMKDFGYDVADFCDVDPMFGTLADFDRLVARAHELGLKVMIDQVLSHSSDVHPWFVESRSSRDNPKADWYVWADQKPDGTAPNNWLSVFGGSAWQWEPRRGQYYLHDFLVSQPDLNFHNPAVQQAQLDNLRFWLERGVDGFRFDSCNFPYHDQLLRDNPPAAQRDASSVSAINPYGMQAHVYDKTQPENIAYLQRVRAVLDEYQAISIGEVGDDNALATMAAYTGADKLHMAYSFNLLTAEFSAAHIRKQVEEFEAQVADGWASWSVGNHDSVRVMTRWGGENPSPSLAKVVLAVQAALKGTPCLYQGDELALTEADIPFEALQDPYGIPFWPQFKGRDGCRTPMPWVSDAPHGGFSSAKPWLPVPPEHLARAADVEEHDSGSALRFAQNILAWRRTLPQLLRGDISFFDAPEPVLALRRDLPGQPSVLAAFNLGTQAVTFAWPDAAPAADLAGHGLPGNKNGQQITLPAHGGWFGTLA, encoded by the coding sequence ATGCCGACCATCCAGAACAATCTCGCCCACCTGCCCGCCGACTGGTGGCGCAGCGCCGTCATCTACCAAGTGTATCCACGCAGCTTCCTCGACAGCAATGGCGACGGCATCGGCGACTTGCCCGGCATTACCTCCAAGCTCGCATACATCGCCGCCCTGGGCGCCGACATCGTGTGGATCTCGCCCTTCTTCACGTCGCCGATGAAAGACTTCGGCTATGACGTGGCCGATTTCTGCGACGTCGATCCCATGTTTGGTACTTTGGCCGACTTCGACCGCCTGGTGGCACGCGCCCATGAACTGGGCTTGAAAGTAATGATCGACCAGGTGCTGTCGCACTCGTCCGACGTCCACCCATGGTTCGTGGAAAGCCGCTCCAGCCGCGACAATCCCAAGGCCGACTGGTATGTCTGGGCCGACCAGAAACCGGACGGCACGGCGCCGAACAACTGGCTGTCCGTGTTCGGCGGTTCGGCCTGGCAATGGGAGCCGCGCCGCGGCCAGTATTACCTGCATGATTTCCTCGTCAGCCAGCCCGACCTGAACTTCCACAATCCGGCCGTGCAGCAAGCGCAGCTGGACAATCTGCGTTTCTGGCTGGAACGCGGCGTCGACGGTTTCCGCTTCGATTCCTGCAACTTCCCGTATCACGATCAATTGCTGCGCGACAATCCGCCAGCCGCGCAACGCGATGCCAGCAGCGTATCGGCCATCAACCCGTATGGCATGCAAGCGCACGTGTACGACAAGACGCAGCCGGAAAACATCGCCTACCTGCAACGCGTGCGCGCCGTGCTCGATGAATACCAGGCCATTTCCATCGGCGAAGTGGGCGACGACAATGCGCTGGCCACCATGGCCGCCTACACGGGCGCCGACAAGCTGCACATGGCCTACAGCTTCAACTTGCTGACGGCGGAGTTTTCCGCCGCGCACATCCGCAAGCAAGTGGAAGAGTTCGAAGCGCAAGTGGCCGACGGCTGGGCTTCCTGGTCCGTGGGTAACCACGATAGCGTGCGCGTCATGACGCGCTGGGGCGGCGAAAACCCGTCGCCGTCGCTGGCCAAGGTCGTGCTGGCCGTGCAGGCCGCGCTGAAAGGCACGCCGTGCCTGTACCAGGGCGACGAGCTGGCTCTGACGGAAGCGGACATTCCTTTCGAGGCGCTGCAAGACCCGTACGGCATCCCGTTCTGGCCCCAGTTCAAGGGCCGCGACGGCTGCCGCACGCCAATGCCATGGGTATCTGACGCGCCGCACGGCGGCTTCAGTTCGGCAAAACCATGGCTGCCCGTGCCGCCGGAACACCTGGCGCGCGCCGCTGACGTCGAAGAACACGATAGCGGCTCGGCGCTGCGCTTTGCGCAGAACATCCTCGCCTGGCGCCGCACCCTGCCGCAATTGCTGCGCGGCGACATCAGTTTCTTCGATGCACCGGAACCCGTGCTGGCCCTGCGCCGCGACCTGCCCGGCCAACCATCGGTCCTGGCTGCCTTCAACCTGGGCACGCAAGCCGTCACCTTCGCCTGGCCAGACGCGGCGCCGGCGGCCGACCTGGCCGGTCACGGCTTGCCAGGTAATAAAAATGGCCAGCAGATCACCCTGCCCGCGCATGGCGGCTGGTTCGGCACCCTGGCGTAA
- a CDS encoding substrate-binding domain-containing protein produces the protein MNLKNLAKTLGISETTVSRALNGYPEVSERTRERVLAAAQAAGYRPNPMARSLAVGRTNIVGIIYPLMPNDLADPMFIEIVGGMSEALEAQQMDMMIAPASATNEFHTYERMVKGRRIDGLIVGRTKPFDERIAYLAQQGMPFVAHGRTQLNQPHAWFDYDNEAGMRLAVERLAQLGHQRIGLISATPDLNFVRQRVDSFQHAMQAGGLPVDPDNLVDNAHDRRAGYQAMQRLLARSPRPTAVIVDNHMSGVGAVRALLDAGIAIGSEMSLIVWGVMEDSLAGHNVTTVVQPDPRGAGAKMIHMLLALMDGTPVTDLQELWPCELLPGESAGPVIRA, from the coding sequence ATGAACCTCAAAAATCTCGCCAAAACGCTAGGAATATCCGAAACCACCGTCAGCCGCGCCTTGAACGGCTATCCTGAAGTAAGCGAACGCACTCGCGAGCGGGTGCTGGCCGCCGCGCAGGCGGCTGGCTACCGTCCCAATCCCATGGCGCGCAGTCTGGCCGTCGGGCGCACGAATATCGTCGGCATCATCTACCCGCTGATGCCGAACGACCTGGCCGACCCCATGTTCATCGAGATCGTCGGCGGCATGTCGGAAGCGCTGGAAGCGCAGCAGATGGACATGATGATCGCGCCCGCTTCCGCCACCAATGAATTCCACACGTATGAACGCATGGTCAAGGGCCGCCGCATCGATGGCCTGATCGTCGGCCGTACAAAGCCGTTCGACGAGCGCATCGCCTACCTGGCGCAACAGGGCATGCCGTTTGTCGCGCACGGCCGCACGCAGCTGAACCAGCCGCACGCGTGGTTCGACTATGACAACGAGGCCGGCATGCGCCTGGCCGTCGAGCGCCTGGCGCAGCTGGGCCACCAGCGCATTGGCCTCATCAGCGCCACGCCGGACCTGAACTTCGTGCGCCAGCGCGTCGACAGTTTCCAGCACGCCATGCAGGCGGGCGGACTGCCCGTCGACCCGGACAACCTGGTCGACAACGCCCATGACCGCCGCGCCGGCTACCAGGCCATGCAGCGCCTGCTGGCCCGCTCGCCCCGTCCCACTGCCGTCATCGTCGACAATCACATGTCGGGCGTGGGCGCCGTGCGCGCCCTGCTCGACGCGGGCATCGCCATCGGCAGCGAGATGTCGCTGATTGTCTGGGGCGTGATGGAAGATTCCCTGGCCGGCCACAACGTCACCACCGTCGTCCAGCCCGACCCGCGCGGCGCCGGTGCGAAGATGATCCATATGCTGCTGGCCCTGATGGACGGCACGCCCGTCACCGACCTGCAGGAACTGTGGCCGTGCGAACTGTTGCCGGGGGAGTCGGCGGGACCGGTAATACGCGCCTGA
- a CDS encoding maltoporin, protein MNKHFLKTLPAAVALALSASAAQAALPIDFGGYIRSGFGTSSEGGKEACFGLAGASSKYRLGNECETYGELKFGGEAFKAANGTTFRINTLVAFSVNQNQDWEQSDPSWREMNVVADKIGTGAFAEARAWVGKRYYDRQDVHITDYYFWNNSGPGAGLENIDLGAAKLAYAIVRTADDGDSNRMGLSHDLRFSGIKVNPDGELTLGLQFNQKRNAQGAAPIASGHLLTIMHTQGNLLGGFNKVALQYGKGSAANTGGFSLGAGKDDKVVRLTEQIMIQPKGAWSGMGTFVYEDKETAGVSSKWTSIGARPVYHFTDNYSLAVELGHDIVKPEGGESRNLTKLTFAPQLSAGNSFWSRPVLRAFYTYAKWNKAAQSAAAAESALSSTGVFGGKTNGSSVGFQVESWW, encoded by the coding sequence ATGAACAAACATTTCTTGAAAACTTTGCCTGCCGCCGTGGCGTTGGCCTTGAGCGCTTCGGCCGCCCAGGCCGCCCTGCCGATCGATTTCGGCGGCTACATCCGCTCGGGCTTCGGCACCAGCAGCGAAGGCGGCAAGGAAGCGTGTTTCGGCCTGGCCGGCGCCTCGTCCAAGTATCGCCTGGGCAATGAGTGCGAAACCTACGGCGAGCTGAAATTCGGCGGCGAAGCCTTCAAGGCGGCCAACGGCACCACTTTCCGCATCAATACCCTGGTGGCCTTCTCCGTCAACCAGAACCAGGACTGGGAACAATCGGACCCGTCGTGGCGCGAAATGAACGTCGTCGCCGACAAGATCGGCACGGGCGCCTTCGCCGAAGCGCGCGCCTGGGTCGGCAAGCGCTACTACGACCGCCAGGACGTGCACATCACCGATTACTACTTCTGGAATAACAGCGGCCCTGGCGCCGGCCTGGAAAACATCGACCTGGGCGCCGCCAAGCTGGCCTACGCCATCGTGCGCACGGCCGACGACGGCGACAGCAATCGCATGGGCCTGTCCCACGACCTGCGCTTCTCCGGCATCAAGGTCAACCCGGACGGCGAACTGACCCTGGGCTTGCAATTCAACCAGAAACGCAACGCGCAAGGCGCGGCCCCCATCGCCAGCGGCCACTTGCTGACCATCATGCATACGCAAGGCAATCTGCTGGGCGGCTTCAACAAAGTGGCATTGCAGTACGGCAAAGGCAGCGCCGCCAACACGGGCGGCTTCAGCCTGGGCGCCGGCAAGGATGACAAGGTCGTGCGTCTGACGGAACAGATCATGATCCAGCCCAAAGGCGCCTGGTCGGGCATGGGCACCTTCGTCTATGAAGACAAGGAAACGGCAGGCGTGAGCAGCAAGTGGACGTCGATCGGCGCGCGCCCCGTCTACCACTTCACGGACAACTACAGCCTGGCCGTGGAACTGGGCCACGACATCGTCAAGCCGGAAGGCGGCGAAAGCCGCAACCTGACCAAGCTGACCTTCGCGCCGCAACTGTCGGCCGGCAACAGCTTCTGGTCGCGCCCCGTGCTGCGCGCCTTCTACACCTACGCCAAATGGAACAAGGCAGCCCAGTCGGCCGCGGCCGCGGAATCGGCGCTGTCGTCGACGGGCGTGTTTGGTGGCAAGACCAACGGCAGCTCGGTTGGTTTCCAGGTCGAGTCGTGGTGGTAA
- a CDS encoding MFS transporter has product MDTNLSAQAPEPAAARRTLVLAAVSLAALCMPLSFTGPAIAIPAIAADLHGTPLALAWITNAFMLSFGGCLMVAGALADRYGRKRLFLLGMAVFSAAALALAAAPGIVWLDVLRAVQGLGCAMALSSGLAALAQEFDGAARARAFSLIGTAFGVGLAFGPFLAGTLITHTGWRAIFIATAAAGLAALLAAARAMRESRDPQAQGVDWPGALTFTGALSLFTYGLLQAPDSGWGSAASLALLGGAALLLAVFIRVERRAARPMLDLPLFRLPAFAGVQLLAAAPAFSFVVLLVLLPARFIGIEGYSALEAGRMMIALSAPMLVLPVLAGMAAQRIAAAHICASGLLLAAGGLLWLSTCAPGQPPATLIGPLLLIGCGISLPWGLMDGLAISVVPVERAGMAAGIFNTTRVAGEGLALAIVSALLGTFTVAALGGAGVGAHEAAYAGPFLALGELRHTATLLPQAGAGELAQAYGTAFRHLLYVLASITTASALLILTFLRHPAGATEPIATAPASKTTN; this is encoded by the coding sequence ATGGATACGAATCTTTCCGCGCAAGCCCCGGAACCAGCGGCAGCACGCCGCACGCTGGTGCTGGCCGCCGTCAGCCTGGCTGCGCTATGCATGCCGCTCAGTTTTACGGGACCGGCCATCGCCATTCCCGCCATCGCCGCCGACCTGCACGGCACGCCGCTGGCGCTGGCGTGGATCACGAATGCCTTCATGCTCAGCTTTGGCGGCTGCCTGATGGTGGCCGGCGCGCTGGCCGACCGCTATGGCCGCAAGCGCCTATTCTTGCTGGGCATGGCCGTGTTTTCCGCCGCCGCGCTGGCGCTGGCGGCCGCGCCCGGCATTGTGTGGCTCGACGTGCTGCGCGCCGTCCAGGGCCTGGGTTGCGCCATGGCACTGTCGAGCGGACTGGCGGCCCTGGCGCAGGAATTCGACGGCGCTGCCCGCGCGCGCGCCTTCAGCCTGATCGGCACGGCCTTCGGCGTGGGCCTGGCCTTCGGCCCCTTCCTGGCTGGCACCTTGATCACGCACACGGGCTGGCGCGCCATTTTTATCGCTACGGCCGCGGCCGGCCTGGCCGCCCTGCTGGCCGCCGCGCGCGCCATGCGCGAATCGCGCGACCCGCAAGCGCAAGGCGTCGACTGGCCCGGCGCCCTGACGTTTACCGGTGCGCTGTCCCTGTTTACCTATGGCTTGCTGCAGGCGCCTGACAGTGGCTGGGGCAGTGCCGCCAGCCTGGCGCTGCTCGGTGGCGCGGCCTTGCTGCTGGCCGTTTTCATCCGCGTGGAGCGGCGCGCGGCGCGGCCCATGCTGGACTTGCCCCTGTTCCGCCTGCCCGCCTTTGCCGGCGTGCAACTGCTGGCCGCCGCGCCCGCGTTTTCCTTCGTCGTGCTGCTGGTGCTGCTGCCGGCCCGCTTCATCGGCATCGAAGGCTACAGTGCGCTGGAGGCGGGACGCATGATGATCGCCCTGTCCGCGCCCATGCTGGTGCTGCCGGTACTGGCCGGCATGGCGGCGCAACGCATCGCCGCCGCGCACATTTGCGCCAGCGGCCTGCTGCTGGCGGCGGGCGGCTTGCTGTGGCTATCGACCTGCGCGCCGGGCCAGCCGCCCGCCACCTTGATCGGGCCGTTGCTGCTGATCGGCTGCGGCATCAGCCTGCCGTGGGGTTTGATGGATGGCCTGGCCATCAGCGTCGTCCCCGTCGAGCGGGCCGGCATGGCGGCCGGCATCTTCAATACGACGCGCGTGGCGGGCGAAGGCCTGGCGCTGGCCATCGTCAGCGCGCTGCTGGGCACGTTCACCGTCGCGGCGCTGGGCGGTGCCGGCGTCGGCGCGCACGAGGCGGCGTACGCCGGCCCCTTCCTGGCGCTGGGCGAGCTGCGCCATACAGCTACCCTGTTGCCGCAGGCCGGCGCCGGCGAACTGGCGCAAGCGTACGGCACGGCCTTCCGCCATTTGCTGTATGTGCTGGCCAGCATCACGACGGCGTCGGCACTGCTGATCCTGACATTCCTGCGTCATCCGGCCGGTGCTACCGAACCTATTGCCACCGCGCCCGCCAGCAAGACGACAAACTGA
- a CDS encoding LysR family transcriptional regulator, with amino-acid sequence MDNLNGIAAFVRAAETSSYVAAGRLLGVSASAVGKSVARLEEKLGVRLLNRSTRRISLSNEGALFYERCQRILADLGDAEAELSHLAEAPRGKLKVSLPVIGYRIILPLLADFTRLYPEIELDLDFNDRLVDVVAEGVDVAVRSGTLTDSRLMARELGPFAFAIVGSPAYFGRHGVPATPRALEGHACVRYKFPTTGKLQEWALQRAGGDNGGELRLPTALTCNNIEALIGAATQGVGLAYLPDFIVRDAIGRGELQAVLAEYLLYSSKFWVLWPSSRHLSPKIRVFVDHLCTHLHFSSAPSIP; translated from the coding sequence ATGGATAATCTGAACGGCATTGCCGCCTTCGTGCGCGCGGCGGAAACTTCCAGTTATGTGGCGGCCGGTCGGCTGCTCGGCGTGTCGGCTTCGGCCGTGGGCAAGAGCGTGGCGCGGCTGGAAGAAAAGCTGGGGGTGCGCTTGCTCAACCGCAGCACGCGGCGCATCAGCCTGAGCAACGAGGGCGCGCTGTTTTACGAGCGCTGCCAGCGCATCCTGGCCGACCTCGGTGATGCCGAGGCGGAACTATCGCACCTGGCCGAGGCGCCGCGCGGCAAGCTCAAGGTCAGCCTGCCCGTGATCGGCTACCGCATCATCCTGCCCCTGCTGGCGGACTTTACACGGCTGTATCCGGAGATTGAGCTCGACCTTGATTTCAATGACCGCCTGGTCGACGTGGTGGCCGAAGGCGTCGACGTGGCCGTGCGCAGCGGTACGCTCACCGATTCGCGGCTGATGGCGCGCGAACTGGGGCCGTTTGCCTTTGCCATCGTCGGTTCGCCCGCGTATTTCGGCCGCCATGGCGTGCCGGCCACGCCGCGCGCGCTGGAAGGGCACGCTTGCGTGCGCTATAAATTCCCCACCACGGGCAAGCTGCAGGAATGGGCGTTGCAGCGCGCCGGGGGCGACAATGGCGGCGAGTTGCGCTTGCCGACCGCCTTGACTTGCAACAATATCGAAGCCTTGATCGGCGCCGCCACGCAAGGCGTGGGCCTTGCTTATTTGCCTGACTTTATCGTGCGCGACGCCATCGGACGGGGTGAGCTGCAAGCCGTGCTGGCCGAGTACTTGCTGTACTCGAGCAAGTTCTGGGTGCTGTGGCCGTCAAGCCGCCACCTGTCGCCCAAGATTCGTGTTTTTGTTGACCATTTGTGTACCCACCTGCATTTCTCCTCGGCACCTTCCATCCCCTGA
- a CDS encoding patatin-like phospholipase family protein, producing the protein MKTVTTTPPDPAPAAPAKPARKTGLLLGGGAPNSTLIAGALAAFLDEGIEFDVISASGAGVLMGLLYTTPHEATPRQALQSWADTGVADSIYKMIPINYKVFQKPGMQASTFRDAFQPPANNPFFQAFQQTFAGVPTAWSDWGKLMVSSLSPSDLSAKSLGLCAHLPFLEKAVDFSGVARMRPDFYINAYNLSEHRMQIWGKHEIEPIHVRAALSFPFLYAPTTIAGDDYIEGAALDTLNFDPFIEGKGEHHDADTLVILDILGDERLLRKPRNLYDAWVRSIITPLVKISKSELRLFELEHNTDARTGLPKRRLLKLDLMGGIPEQHWPDTLDWSSSNMQLLFDVGHKAGLAFCRQHGDLLRRTPDAAPLAA; encoded by the coding sequence ATGAAGACAGTCACGACGACGCCGCCGGATCCGGCGCCAGCCGCGCCAGCGAAACCGGCCCGCAAAACGGGTCTGCTGCTGGGGGGCGGCGCACCAAATTCCACCTTGATCGCCGGCGCCCTGGCCGCGTTCCTCGACGAAGGCATCGAGTTCGACGTCATTTCCGCCTCGGGCGCCGGTGTGTTGATGGGTTTGCTTTACACGACGCCGCATGAAGCCACGCCGCGCCAGGCCTTGCAAAGCTGGGCCGACACGGGCGTGGCCGACAGCATCTACAAGATGATTCCGATCAACTACAAGGTCTTCCAGAAGCCGGGCATGCAGGCGAGCACGTTCCGCGACGCCTTCCAGCCGCCAGCCAACAATCCTTTTTTTCAGGCGTTCCAGCAAACGTTTGCGGGCGTGCCCACAGCTTGGTCGGACTGGGGGAAATTGATGGTGTCGTCGCTGTCGCCATCGGACCTGTCGGCGAAAAGCCTGGGCCTGTGCGCGCACTTGCCCTTCCTGGAAAAAGCCGTGGATTTTTCGGGCGTGGCGCGCATGCGCCCCGATTTCTACATCAATGCCTACAACCTCAGCGAGCACCGCATGCAAATCTGGGGCAAGCACGAGATCGAGCCGATTCACGTGCGCGCCGCGCTGTCGTTTCCGTTTCTGTATGCACCGACGACCATCGCGGGCGACGATTACATCGAAGGCGCGGCGCTCGATACGCTCAATTTCGACCCGTTTATCGAAGGCAAGGGCGAGCACCATGACGCCGACACCCTGGTCATCCTCGACATTCTCGGCGACGAGCGCTTGCTGCGCAAGCCGCGCAACCTGTACGACGCCTGGGTGCGCTCCATCATCACGCCGCTGGTGAAAATTTCCAAGAGCGAGCTGCGCTTGTTCGAACTCGAGCACAACACGGATGCGCGCACGGGCCTGCCCAAGCGGCGCTTGCTCAAGCTCGACCTGATGGGCGGCATCCCGGAGCAGCACTGGCCCGACACCCTGGACTGGTCGAGCTCGAACATGCAGCTGCTGTTCGACGTGGGCCACAAGGCGGGCCTGGCGTTTTGCCGCCAGCATGGCGACTTGCTGCGCCGCACGCCTGACGCCGCACCGCTGGCGGCCTAG
- a CDS encoding methyl-accepting chemotaxis protein: MNITKQLILTLTIALLALLLLGAGGAIQLQRAQERFDTVQNRIIPSIQGLNAAKGFLADSRLAGYRLSVFSNLADKTALDKAVADANTNFDKVIATYRAERLYDATDSKMLDADQAAMEAYRRALVPFFAAAYAGDMDGVRATLLAGTPLAITAAAAKKSMDDHIAYNNKLVDDVKAESLAAYDTAFNTMLAVLGVAVLLTGALAWHIYRTISGGLGNIEHTLERVSASLDLSAAMPVERMDEVGRTATAFNKFLERIVGVIATVRASADTVSVAAAQISAGNADLSVRTEQQASSLEETASSLEELTSAVRQNTDNARQANALAVSASDVARKGGAVVAQVVGTMGSINESAKKIADIIGVIDGIAFQTNILALNAAVEAARAGEQGRGFAVVATEVRNLAQRSAAAAKEIKGLIEDSVDKVNTGSVLVDQAGATMEEIVASIRRVTDIMGDIANASHEQSAGIEQVNQAISQMDQVTQQNAALVEEAAAAASSLQDRAIELVDVVAVFRLRGDTQGKALKVAGGLPAPATAAASRRLALPGRSARA, from the coding sequence ATGAATATCACCAAGCAATTAATTCTGACCCTTACCATCGCTTTGCTGGCCCTGCTATTGCTGGGCGCCGGCGGCGCCATCCAGCTGCAGCGCGCCCAGGAGCGTTTTGACACCGTGCAAAACCGCATCATCCCCAGCATCCAGGGCTTGAATGCGGCCAAGGGTTTCCTGGCCGATTCGCGTCTGGCCGGCTACCGCCTGTCCGTGTTCTCTAACCTGGCCGACAAGACGGCACTGGACAAGGCCGTGGCCGACGCCAACACGAATTTCGACAAGGTCATCGCCACCTACCGCGCCGAGCGCCTGTACGACGCGACAGACAGCAAGATGCTCGACGCCGACCAGGCCGCCATGGAAGCCTACCGCCGCGCGCTGGTGCCATTCTTTGCCGCCGCCTACGCGGGCGACATGGATGGCGTGCGCGCCACCTTGTTGGCCGGCACGCCGCTGGCCATCACGGCCGCCGCCGCCAAGAAAAGCATGGATGACCACATCGCCTACAACAACAAGCTGGTCGACGACGTGAAGGCCGAGAGCCTGGCCGCCTACGACACGGCGTTCAACACCATGCTGGCCGTGCTGGGCGTGGCCGTGCTGCTGACGGGCGCGCTGGCCTGGCATATCTACCGCACCATCAGCGGCGGCCTGGGCAATATCGAACATACGCTGGAAAGGGTCAGCGCCTCGCTGGACCTGTCCGCCGCCATGCCCGTCGAGCGGATGGATGAAGTGGGACGCACGGCCACGGCCTTCAACAAGTTCCTCGAGCGCATCGTCGGCGTGATCGCCACCGTGCGTGCCTCGGCCGATACGGTCAGTGTGGCGGCCGCGCAGATTTCCGCCGGCAACGCGGACTTGTCCGTGCGCACCGAGCAGCAGGCGTCGTCGCTGGAAGAAACGGCGTCGAGCCTGGAAGAGCTGACTTCGGCCGTGCGCCAGAACACGGACAATGCGCGCCAGGCGAACGCGCTGGCCGTGTCGGCCTCGGACGTGGCCCGCAAGGGCGGCGCCGTGGTGGCGCAAGTGGTGGGCACGATGGGTTCGATCAACGAATCGGCGAAGAAGATCGCCGACATTATCGGTGTGATCGACGGCATTGCCTTCCAAACCAACATTTTGGCGTTGAACGCGGCCGTCGAAGCGGCCCGAGCGGGCGAGCAGGGCCGTGGCTTCGCCGTGGTGGCCACCGAGGTGCGCAACCTGGCGCAGCGCTCGGCGGCGGCGGCCAAGGAAATCAAGGGATTGATCGAGGATTCCGTGGATAAAGTCAACACGGGCAGCGTGCTGGTCGATCAGGCCGGCGCGACGATGGAAGAAATCGTCGCCAGCATCCGTCGCGTGACGGACATCATGGGCGACATCGCCAACGCCAGCCATGAACAAAGCGCCGGCATCGAGCAAGTGAACCAGGCCATTTCGCAAATGGACCAGGTCACCCAGCAAAACGCAGCCCTGGTGGAAGAGGCGGCCGCGGCAGCCTCCTCGCTGCAAGACCGCGCCATCGAACTGGTCGACGTGGTGGCCGTGTTCCGCCTGCGCGGCGATACTCAAGGGAAAGCGTTGAAAGTGGCGGGCGGCTTGCCGGCCCCGGCAACAGCCGCCGCCAGCCGGCGCCTGGCGTTGCCGGGCCGCAGTGCTCGCGCTTGA